ACTTTGGTACATAGTTTAAGAAGAAGGGGTTTCCCTCTTTAAGACAAGGATAATTTTGTTCTCTCTTGAAGACCATTAATATGTGGAATATTCAAGCCAGACGGCATTGGGCACTAAGTCATTATAAGTATTCAAGTTTAAATTGGATGCATTTTTGCTCTTCATGCTTACTGGGGACAGATAAAAAGGTGGAGCTATCACCATAGTCAGATCAGACAGAATCTTAGGTTTAAGGGGCTGACTGGTGTACACCCATACCATGCATGCTGCTTCTGTGTTCTGAAGTTAATTTCAGCAGGCTTGATGGTTATCTTCTCTTCATTTCTTTCAGTGTTTTTGTGCTGAAGGTCTCACTCTTCCACAATGAGTTGGTCCTTCCTGACAAGACTCCTTGAGGAGATCCATAACCACTCCACGTTTGTTGGCAAGGTCTGGCTGACAGTCCTCATTGTCTTCCGCATTGTTTTGTTGGCAGTTGGCGGTGAGCCTATCTACCATGATGAACAAAGCAAGTTCACATGTAATACTCAGCAACCAGGTTGTGAGAACGTTTGCTACAATTCCTTTGCACCCCTTTCCCACGTCCGATTCTGGGTCTTCCAGATCATCATGATCTCAGTGCCATCCATCATGTACCTTGGCTATGCCATACACCGGATAGCCCGGATGGAGGGTGCCCAGCCAAAACCCAAGAGAAAGATGCCCATTGTGCATCGGGGAGCTGCCCGGGATTATgaggaggcagagggtgatgaCGAGGAGGACCCCATGGTCTGCGAGGAGATTGAGCATGAACCCGAGACTGAGGCTGACAAGAAAACGCCCGAGAAGAAGCCACATGATGGCAGGAGGCGTATCAAGGAAGATGGACTTATGAAGATGTATGTCTTCCAGCTCCTGATGAGAACTTTGTTTGAAATGGGTTTCCTGGCTGGCCAATACTTTCTGTACGGTTTTGAGgtgcttcctggctttgtgtgcAGTACGATTCCTTGTCCATATACCGTCGACTGTTTTGTGTCACGTCCCACAGAGAAAACCATCTTCCTGTTGATCATGTATGTGGTCAGTAGTCTCTGCTTATTGCTCAACTTTGCTGAGCTCTTCCACCTTGGCCTCGGTGGCATCAGGGATGGCTTGAGGGGCAGGCGGCAGGCCTCCCGTTCCCACCGCCCCTCCAAGAGTACCCCTTATGCCCCTCCAGGCTATCACTCTGTGCTTCGCAAAGACAAGACCAAGCTGGGCAATGGAAATGTGCCGTACCGGGACAACCTTGGTGGACTAGGGCCAGGGAACTTTGAGATGTCCGAGGCAGTTCATCGACACTTAAAGCTTGCACAGGAGCAGCTGAACATGGCGTATCGGGCATCAGGAGAGCTCCCTCACCAACCGAGGAGTGGCAGCCCTGAGTCAAATGGCACAGCTGTTGAGCAGAACCGACTGAACTTTGCTCAGGAGAGGGATGGCGCCTGTGCCGACAAAGCAGGTAAAATCATTGATCATTTATTGAGGTCAATCAAGTTTAAATTGTGAGCCATGAAGCTTTGGGCTCAAATCCCATCAAGGTCTTTGgcacaaaatctaggctgataCTCGATGTAGTACTGAGGAGTGCcgctgaaggtgctgtctcttgGGTGAGATGTTTAACTGAGGAGCTGTTAGTTCCCTGAGGTAGGTGTAAAAGATGGCAGTATTTAAAGAAGAGATGGGGTTCATTCCTCCAAACAGTATTGCTGGAAGCCTATTACTTGGCAATATATTTGTTGCAAGCTCACGTGGTCTTATTGTATGCAAATTAGATTTTCTCCATGAAAACAGTGACTATACCTTAAACGTGCATCATTGATTGTAAAAATGATTTTGGGATACCCTGTGTTTATGAGCCCTAGCAGTTAGAGGCATCTGTTGGCCACTTGGCCTTCAATACACTGCACTTCCATTTGATATGGAcaaagctgatctgattgtgacaaAATCTCTACCTTTCAGCCACTCCTCCACCCATGAACCCTTCACCTCCTCGTTAATCAGGAACCTTGAATGACCCTGCCTCTACCTGCTTTCTGAGGAAGAACATCCCAAATGAAGTCCTTTATTAAATGGAGATTGTGGGGTTATTAGCTGAGGCTTTGGAGGGTTACACAGACACAGCAGAGAAATGGTGTTACAGAGGACCCATGATCGATTGAATGGCGTAAAAGAGGTTAAATGGCTTCTTCATGTTCCTgtgtccttacctagtctgcaACTTCTTTCTGTTTCTGACATTATCAATGAAGACTCCACTCATATCTCTTCATAAGACTaatttctggaattaatctaATGATTCTTTTGTGAACTGCCTCTGACGTAATTtcaaaaatccaaaagaactgtaggtgctggaaatcagaaacaaaaacaaattgctagaaaaactcaacagacctggcagcatctgtattgtcaaagcagatttaatgtttcaggttcaatgacgagtgacctgaaatgttaaccctatcttctctccacaattgctgccaggcctgctgagcttttccagcaatttctgtttttgttttcaatctaCTATTTTTTTTCTAGAGCCATTGAAGTGCAGTGTATTAGAAAGCAAACTTGTACAGATGACAATCAGACCATAGATGGTCACCACAGCGAGTGTCCATCCAGATTATAGGCTCAGGTTTTTGGAGTGggaactcaaacacacacagaatcttCTGACTCTGAAGCAACAGAGCTGCCCCATGAGAACCATGGCCAACATGAACATTGAAAATAGATTAAATAGTGCCTCCTGGCTTTTACTGAGTATTAGTGCGGCCCTTTCTCTTGTCAGACCTGGGTTTCAATTGAGTGTTGATTGTAGATGTTCCACTTTGATAACATCTACTTTAGATGTTTACTTCAATGAGTTGGTGGGCTTTTTCTATAATTACAGACTATGCATTTTGAGCAGATTTCTATTGAAGAAGCAACAGAGTACTCTAAAGGTCAGAAATAAGTCCTTCAGCCTAAAATGATGCCATTCTAATgttattcccacctgcctgcacatggtccacatccctctattccctgcctattcatatgtCTGTCTAATTGCCTCTTACACATTGCTAcagtgcctgcatctaccacttccctggcagcgcattccagacacttaccatcctctgtataaaaaaaacttccctcacaTGTCTCCCATATACTTCATCATAAGCCTATGCACCTTACTATTTGACATATtcaccccaggaaaaaggctccgactattcaccctatccacgtctttgataattttatatacttctatcaggacgcccctcagcctccagtgaaacaagtttgctcaacctctccttataactagtacaccccaaaccaggcaacactgataaacctcttctgcaccctctccaaagcctctacaccCTTAcaatagtgtggcaaccagaaatgcacacaatagtccaaatgtggtcaaattaaaatcttatacagctgcaacatgacttgccaaggGAAGGTTTGAGTGATGATCTGATGGCTGGATTTCAGAATCTAAAAGGATCCTGCAGGACCAGGGATCTTTCACTTGGCCTAGAACAGTAAAGATAAAATCACCATAGCTCTATCAAGACATAGGGCTGCATTCTTATTAGGGTGAGACAAACAGGTAATAgtctaacctgagggtcactgtgcctcaggcatggggagaacgtcttcatggtagcctcagccagtgcaggcatCTCTCACTAAcagtctagccaactgagctaaccaactcttTAGAGAATAGTAGAATGCCTGAAATAAAAGCacaatactgtagatgctggaattgtggaataaaaacagaagagtgggcctgttaacaaagtgtggagctggatgaacacagcaggccaagcagcatctcaggagcacaaaagcagacgtttcgggcctcctTCATCAGAGTGGACCTGTTTCCTCCTTTCTGCTTTTACACCTGTGAtaactcgatctctctcccctaCCATCATTAATACTCACTTCGTCTTTTGCTCTGGGCAACCTCACTGTCTATTCCACTTGCTCCTTGTCCCCCACTGTTAACAGCATACAAAAAAAGCACCATTTTACAtcccctttcagttctgaacaagAGGCATCCtggccctgaaatgttaacactgtttctgtttccgcagatgctgtcagacctggtgagtttctcttGCACTTCCAGTctgactgaagggtctaggcccgaaacgtcagcttttgtgctcctgagatgctgcttggcctgctgtgttcatccagcttcacgctttgttatcttggattctccagcatctgcagttcccattatcaaagtaaattacagcacagaaacaggcccttcagccctccaagattGCGCTGATACAGATCCTCTATCTacacctgtcacctattttccaaggatctgtaaccctctgctccctgccattcatgtatctgtctagttacatcttaaatgacgctattgtgcctaTCCCTGCCACCgccactggcaacatgttccagacacccaccaccctctgtgtaaaggactttccacgcatatctcccttaaactttttcccctcacaccttgaaatcgtgacccctagtaattgagaccccactctggggggaaaaagcttcttgctatccaccctgtctatgcctctcacacttttgttgacctcaatcagggcccccctcaacctccatctttctaatcctaatctactccacctcacttcatagctagtgcccttcATACCAGGTGACATCCTAGTCACCCTCCTCTGcacgctctccaaagcatccacatccttttagtaatgtggcgatcagaactgtacacaatattccaaatgtggtcaaaccaaagtcctataaaactgtaacatgacctgccaactcttgtactcaatactccgtccaatgaatgaaagcatgccatatgccctcttcaccactctatcgacctgtgttgccaccttcagggtgcaATGGACATGAACATTCAgacctctctgtgcatcaattttccccagggcttttccaatTACCGTACAGTTTGCTCTTgagttagatcttccaaaatgcatcacctcgcatttgcctcgtttgaactccatctgccatttctctgcccaactctccaatctatctacaaAATGCTGCATTCTCtggcagtccccttcactgtctgctactccaccaatcttagtgtcatctgcaaacttgctaatcacaCCACCTATATcgtcctccaaatcatttatgtacatcacaaacaacagtggttccaacacgaatccctgtggaacaccactggtcacagttctccattttgagaaagtcctccccactacaactctctgcctcctgttgcccagccagttctttACCCATCTAGTTAGTACACCCTAGAtgccatgcgacttcactttctccatcagcctaccatggggaaccttatcaaatgccttactgaagtccatgtacatgacatccacagctcttccctcatctatcaactttgttacttcctcaaagaattctattaccaaagttggtaagacatgaccttccctgcacagaaccatgctgcctatcactgataagcccattttcttccaaatgtaaatagatcctatccctcagtatcctctccagcagcttccccaccactgatattaggctcactggtctatatttacatggattatccttgctattcttcttaaacaaggggacattaGCAATggtccagtcctccgggacctcacccgtgcttaaggatgctgcaaagatatctgttaaggccccagctatttcctctcttgcttccctcagcaacctgggatagatcctatccggacctggggacttgtccaccctaatgccttttagaatacccaacactttccccctcttatgccaacttgacctagagtaatcaaacatctatccctgacCTCAGCAtacatcatgtccctctcctcggtgaatactgacgcaaggtactcattaagaatctcactcattttctctgactcctcataTAACTTACCTCCTtcgtccttgagtgggccatccctttctctagttaccttcttgctccttatatacgaataaaaggcttttgggttttccttaactctgtttgctaaggatatttcatgaccccttttagccctcttaattcctcatttcagattggtcctactttcccaacaTTCCTCCAAAGCtgcatctgttttcagtcacctgcaccttatgtatgcttcttttttcctctctgctagtttcacaatttcacctgtcatccatggttccctaatcttgccctttctatctctcattttcacagggacatgtctgcccTGCACTCAAATCAAtgtctctttaaaagcctcccacatatcaaatgtagatttaccctcaaatagctgctcccaatccacattccccagctcctgttgaATCTTGCTGTAGCTGGCCTTCCCCCAATTGAGCACTCTTCcgttaggaccactctcgtctttgtccatgagtattctaaaacttatagaattgtgatcactattcccaaaataatcccctactgaaacttcaactacctggcctggttcattccccaacaccaggtccagtagggccccttcccgagttggactatttccATATTGCTCTAGAAatccctcctggatgctccttacaaattctgctccatctaaacctctaacactaagtgaatcccagccaatgttgggaaaattaaaatctcccatcaccaccagcctgttgctcctatatctttccataatctgtctacatgtttgaacctctatctcacgctcgctgttggaaGCAACCCCAATATTGTTACCACACCATTCCTAtttgagctctgcccatattacctcactgcttgagtcctccatagcgccctccttcagcacagctgtaaTATCCTTTTTGACctgtaatgcaactcctccaccccttttcccTTCCTCTCTATCCcccctgaagcatctatatcctgggatatttagttgccaatcttgctcttcccttaaccaagtctcagtaataggaATAACATCACACTCCCAGGTATTAATCCAAGCcctcagttcatctgccttacctactacacttcccacattaaaacaaatggatctcagaccacctgtccctttgtgttcagcatctgctctctgcctactcttccccttcgtcacactgacttcattatctagttccttacaggctttagttactacctccttactgtctaccaacctcctcatttggttcccatccccttgccacattggtttaaaccctccccaacagcgttatCAAAAGCAccccaggacattggttccagtcttgCCCAGGTGTAGATCGTCTGATTTGTAATAGTCTTACCTCcgccagaaccagtcccaatgtcccaaaaatatgaacccctccctcctgcaccatctcccaagccactcatttatcctgcctattctttcatttctattcTGACTAGCACATGACACTGATAgcaatcctgagatcactacctctgaggtcctatgttttaacttggctcctaactccctaaattctgcttgtaggaccttaTCCCATTTTTTACCTATAACGTTGGTGCCTacatgcaccacgacagctggctgttcaccctcccccttcagaatgtcctgcagtcaatctgagacatccctgtAAACATTTGAAACACAGAAAAGCCTTCTACCAGACAATGGTGATACATTACTGCCCCAAAATGACATTGAGAGCTGCTGCTATCTGTAGGAGAGCTGAAATGTTTGCAAGACGCTCCAGAGAGAACCAGAGATGAGGGTATACTGGCCTGTGCTGGCTGATCTACGTTGACACTCCATCCAACAATGATTTTATTTAATATCTTTTTCCTTGTTTTCCCAATTCCACTC
The window above is part of the Stegostoma tigrinum isolate sSteTig4 chromosome 7, sSteTig4.hap1, whole genome shotgun sequence genome. Proteins encoded here:
- the LOC125454153 gene encoding gap junction gamma-1 protein-like, whose protein sequence is MSWSFLTRLLEEIHNHSTFVGKVWLTVLIVFRIVLLAVGGEPIYHDEQSKFTCNTQQPGCENVCYNSFAPLSHVRFWVFQIIMISVPSIMYLGYAIHRIARMEGAQPKPKRKMPIVHRGAARDYEEAEGDDEEDPMVCEEIEHEPETEADKKTPEKKPHDGRRRIKEDGLMKMYVFQLLMRTLFEMGFLAGQYFLYGFEVLPGFVCSTIPCPYTVDCFVSRPTEKTIFLLIMYVVSSLCLLLNFAELFHLGLGGIRDGLRGRRQASRSHRPSKSTPYAPPGYHSVLRKDKTKLGNGNVPYRDNLGGLGPGNFEMSEAVHRHLKLAQEQLNMAYRASGELPHQPRSGSPESNGTAVEQNRLNFAQERDGACADKAGLRG